In a single window of the Nodularia spumigena CCY9414 genome:
- the sixA gene encoding phosphohistidine phosphatase SixA — MELYLIRHGIAEDKQPDIKDEERSLTKEGRQKTEKVAQKIKKLGLQFEVIVTSPLVRARQTAEILVADGLSTQWEKSPHLAPNGHISSWLNYWLEPKKYAQNTQIALVGHEPCLSNWAEILLWGEVKHSLVLKKAGMIGIKLPEIGSPLGRSQMFWLTPPKYLL; from the coding sequence ATGGAATTATACTTAATTCGTCATGGTATAGCCGAAGACAAGCAACCAGACATCAAAGACGAAGAGCGATCGCTCACAAAAGAAGGACGACAAAAAACCGAAAAAGTTGCCCAAAAAATTAAAAAACTGGGTTTGCAGTTTGAGGTAATTGTCACCAGTCCCTTAGTCCGCGCCCGCCAAACGGCTGAAATTCTTGTAGCAGATGGACTCAGTACCCAATGGGAAAAATCTCCCCATCTTGCCCCTAACGGTCATATATCTAGTTGGCTAAATTACTGGTTAGAACCCAAAAAATATGCACAAAATACGCAAATCGCCTTGGTAGGACATGAACCTTGTTTAAGCAATTGGGCAGAAATTCTGCTTTGGGGGGAAGTCAAACACAGTTTAGTCTTGAAAAAAGCAGGTATGATCGGGATAAAACTACCAGAAATAGGTTCACCTCTGGGTCGGAGTCAAATGTTTTGGTTGACACCGCCCAAGTACCTGCTGTAA
- a CDS encoding DHH family phosphoesterase, protein MKLNPSLKQSESFLLTTEPSPEDAEEKEAVEVSLTRPCLPSSNGELRNGQYLGQRGNSVAFQKSEELQKTLLAHRHERHLVILQDFPDPDALSCAWTYQLIVQQYDIKCEIIYAGTLSHQENIALVKLTGLPAQRWTSQVLKSKDLSSYQGCILIDNQVTTSQLVTAVQQAGIPLIAVIDHHTLQAEHKSEFVDVRPDVRATSTIFTQYLQSGLLALDSSIGQHVKCATALMHGLRSDTNRLMQAQEEDFMAAAYLSRFYDAQLLNAILQANRSKRVMDVIERSLKNRIVQNNFSIAGVGYLRYEDRDAIPQAADFLVTEENVHTAVVYGIVHDEDEVEVVIGSLRTAKLTLDPDEFIKEAFGQDNTGRFFGGGRTGAGGFEIPMGFLSGSNENSAYAKMKWEVYDSQIKQKLLKLVNPQDNPIQSE, encoded by the coding sequence ATGAAATTGAATCCTTCCTTGAAGCAATCAGAAAGTTTTTTATTGACCACAGAACCTAGCCCAGAGGATGCTGAAGAGAAAGAAGCAGTGGAAGTTTCACTCACCAGGCCATGCTTACCATCATCCAATGGCGAACTCAGAAATGGGCAATATTTAGGGCAACGGGGAAATTCCGTGGCTTTTCAGAAATCTGAAGAATTGCAGAAGACCCTTTTAGCCCACCGACATGAGCGACATCTGGTAATTCTACAAGATTTCCCCGACCCTGATGCTCTGTCTTGTGCTTGGACTTACCAGTTAATTGTGCAGCAATATGATATCAAATGCGAAATAATTTATGCTGGTACGCTGAGTCATCAAGAAAATATTGCTTTAGTTAAGCTGACGGGCTTACCCGCCCAGCGCTGGACATCGCAAGTCCTCAAAAGCAAAGACTTGTCATCTTATCAAGGTTGCATCTTAATTGATAACCAGGTAACTACAAGTCAACTAGTAACAGCCGTGCAGCAAGCGGGAATTCCCTTAATTGCAGTCATTGACCATCATACTTTACAGGCAGAACACAAATCAGAATTTGTTGACGTTCGTCCTGATGTGCGAGCCACCTCAACAATTTTTACACAGTATCTGCAATCGGGTTTACTAGCCTTAGATAGCAGCATCGGCCAACACGTCAAATGTGCTACGGCTTTGATGCATGGGTTGCGGTCAGATACCAATCGGCTGATGCAAGCCCAAGAAGAAGATTTCATGGCAGCAGCATATCTGAGTCGATTTTATGATGCTCAACTGCTGAACGCCATTTTACAGGCAAATCGTTCCAAGCGGGTAATGGATGTGATCGAGCGATCGCTAAAAAACCGCATCGTGCAGAATAACTTTTCCATTGCTGGCGTTGGTTATCTTCGCTACGAAGACCGGGATGCTATTCCCCAAGCAGCCGATTTTCTGGTGACAGAAGAAAACGTGCATACCGCAGTAGTTTACGGCATTGTTCACGACGAAGACGAGGTAGAAGTAGTCATTGGCTCCCTGAGAACCGCGAAACTCACCCTTGACCCGGATGAGTTTATTAAAGAAGCCTTTGGGCAAGATAACACAGGGCGATTTTTTGGTGGTGGACGTACAGGCGCAGGCGGTTTTGAAATTCCGATGGGTTTCTTGTCTGGTAGTAACGAAAATTCCGCCTATGCAAAAATGAAATGGGAAGTCTATGATTCTCAAATCAAGCAAAAGCTACTCAAATTAGTCAATCCTCAAGACAACCCCATTCAGTCTGAGTAG
- a CDS encoding HNH endonuclease, translating into MGKVLVLNASYEPLNITSWRRAVILLIKGKAERIEHNGKFLYSDFPLPTVIRLRHYVRVPYKEIPLTRRNILHRDSHSCQYCGYTGDELTLDHVIPRSRRGGDTWDNIVTACVRCNVKKGNRTPYEAHMPLRQPPRQPYSSLYFEVSKHLKSGLHNEWQKYVIGL; encoded by the coding sequence ATGGGGAAGGTTTTAGTCCTAAACGCGTCTTACGAACCGCTCAACATCACCAGTTGGCGGCGGGCTGTGATTCTGCTGATTAAAGGCAAAGCAGAACGCATTGAACATAACGGTAAATTTCTTTATTCAGATTTTCCGTTACCGACTGTAATTCGGTTGCGTCATTATGTCCGCGTTCCGTATAAAGAAATTCCTCTGACTCGCCGAAATATCTTGCACCGTGACAGTCATTCTTGTCAATACTGCGGTTATACCGGGGATGAGTTGACATTAGACCATGTTATACCGCGATCGCGCCGAGGGGGTGATACATGGGACAATATTGTGACGGCTTGCGTCCGTTGCAATGTCAAAAAAGGGAACCGCACACCCTACGAAGCCCATATGCCTTTGCGTCAGCCTCCACGCCAACCTTATAGTAGTCTTTATTTTGAGGTAAGCAAACATCTCAAGAGCGGACTGCACAACGAGTGGCAAAAATATGTAATTGGTCTTTGA
- the alr gene encoding alanine racemase — translation MLSRNQTPTFANNQERDTYAWFSQRAWVEIDLGALSHNVQQLVQFLSPNTQLMAVVKADAYGHGAVTVAQTAVESGAGWLGVATVPEGIQLREGGIKAPILILGASYTPEQIQAIAHWKLQPSLCSPKQAFIFSNILETINDGSPLPVHIKLDTGMSRLGTNWKEAVEFVQLVQNLPHLEIASIYSHLATADDLDTTFMQEQHRRFEQAIAQIKSTGINPPCLHLANSAASLTNRALHYDIVRAGLAIYGLYPATHLQHTIHLKPVLQLKTRVTQVKTIAAGTGVSYGQQFIAPQEMRLAVVGIGYADGVPRNLSQKMQVLIRGQRVPQVGTITMDQLMLDVSAIPDLQEGEIVTLLGEQGREQISANDWAEKLNTISWEILCGFKHRLPRVAVM, via the coding sequence ATGTTAAGTCGTAACCAGACACCGACTTTTGCTAATAATCAGGAGCGTGATACTTATGCTTGGTTCTCGCAACGGGCTTGGGTAGAAATTGATTTAGGGGCATTATCGCATAATGTTCAGCAATTAGTACAGTTTTTATCGCCAAATACCCAGTTAATGGCAGTGGTAAAAGCTGATGCTTATGGACATGGAGCCGTGACAGTGGCTCAAACAGCTGTAGAATCGGGAGCAGGTTGGCTGGGAGTGGCTACAGTTCCAGAGGGGATTCAATTACGCGAAGGTGGGATAAAAGCTCCCATTTTGATTTTAGGTGCAAGCTACACACCAGAGCAAATTCAAGCGATCGCTCACTGGAAACTCCAGCCAAGTTTGTGCAGTCCCAAACAAGCGTTCATTTTTTCCAATATTTTAGAAACTATCAATGATGGTTCTCCGCTACCCGTACACATTAAATTAGATACGGGAATGTCTCGGTTGGGAACGAACTGGAAAGAAGCTGTGGAGTTTGTGCAGTTAGTCCAGAATTTGCCTCATCTTGAAATTGCCAGCATTTATTCCCACTTGGCAACAGCAGATGACCTGGATACCACCTTCATGCAAGAACAGCATAGACGATTTGAGCAGGCGATCGCACAAATTAAAAGCACAGGCATCAATCCACCATGCTTGCATTTAGCCAACTCCGCCGCCAGTCTCACCAATCGCGCCTTACATTACGACATTGTACGCGCCGGTTTGGCTATTTACGGACTTTATCCAGCGACTCATTTACAACATACGATTCACCTCAAGCCTGTTTTGCAACTGAAGACGCGAGTTACTCAAGTCAAAACCATAGCCGCCGGTACTGGGGTGAGTTACGGTCAACAATTTATTGCACCCCAAGAAATGCGCTTGGCTGTGGTTGGTATCGGTTACGCTGATGGGGTTCCGCGTAATCTTTCCCAGAAAATGCAAGTTTTAATTCGTGGTCAGCGCGTGCCACAAGTTGGGACAATTACTATGGATCAGTTGATGCTGGATGTTAGTGCTATTCCAGATTTACAGGAAGGCGAAATAGTCACCTTACTGGGGGAACAAGGCAGAGAACAGATATCAGCTAACGATTGGGCAGAAAAATTAAATACAATTTCTTGGGAAATTCTCTGCGGGTTTAAGCATCGTTTGCCTCGTGTGGCGGTAATGTAG
- a CDS encoding response regulator, whose amino-acid sequence MSMTPPSGYWVPQKLHPLSLLAQLTNRNATGNLRVFTQTASWSINLEDGKLTYASYSDQLFDRLDYQLQRLSPQIPSINSATRGQMRLMFEPKDEHQSMPYADYKAICWLIKQKYITPTQAETLIDELAKEVLETFLVLTEGNYEFSLDSSWEKLPKFCHLDLCLLVEFCQQKLRKQPNIQPKVNSGEGSPVLPRKNSPQIQSEFPQQFSQPNNFETAQNNNSQNYQSLGKKGLYTIACIDDSQTVLNSIKLFLDSNKFLVVTINDPVKALMQILRSKPDLILLDVEMPNLDGYELCSLLRRHSALKSTPIIMVTGRTGFIDKAKAKIVRSSGYLSKPFTQAELLKMVFKYLD is encoded by the coding sequence ATGAGCATGACTCCTCCAAGTGGCTACTGGGTACCCCAGAAACTACATCCCTTATCTCTATTAGCACAACTAACTAACCGCAATGCTACTGGTAACTTACGCGTATTTACTCAAACGGCTTCTTGGTCAATTAATCTAGAGGATGGTAAACTGACTTACGCCTCTTATTCTGATCAACTGTTTGACCGTCTTGATTATCAGTTACAGCGCTTGAGTCCACAAATTCCCAGTATTAATAGCGCCACTCGCGGACAAATGCGGCTGATGTTTGAACCCAAAGATGAACATCAGTCTATGCCATACGCAGATTATAAAGCAATTTGCTGGTTGATAAAGCAGAAATATATCACCCCCACCCAAGCAGAAACCCTCATAGATGAATTAGCTAAAGAAGTCCTAGAAACATTTCTGGTTTTAACAGAAGGAAATTATGAATTTTCCCTTGATAGTTCCTGGGAGAAATTACCCAAGTTCTGTCATTTAGATTTGTGCTTACTCGTGGAATTTTGTCAACAGAAATTACGAAAACAGCCAAATATTCAGCCAAAAGTTAATTCTGGTGAGGGTTCCCCTGTTTTACCCCGGAAAAATTCGCCTCAAATTCAGTCCGAATTCCCACAACAATTTTCTCAACCAAACAACTTTGAAACTGCTCAAAACAATAATTCCCAAAATTATCAGTCCTTGGGGAAAAAAGGGTTATATACAATTGCCTGTATTGATGATAGTCAAACAGTGTTGAATTCGATCAAACTTTTTTTGGATAGCAATAAATTTTTAGTTGTCACAATTAACGACCCCGTAAAAGCGCTAATGCAAATTCTGCGGAGTAAACCAGACCTCATTTTATTAGATGTGGAAATGCCCAATTTAGACGGCTATGAATTGTGTTCTTTATTAAGGAGGCATTCAGCTTTAAAAAGTACCCCCATTATTATGGTGACAGGCAGAACAGGATTTATCGACAAGGCTAAAGCCAAAATTGTCAGGTCATCAGGATATTTGTCTAAGCCTTTTACACAAGCGGAATTACTGAAAATGGTGTTTAAATACCTTGATTAA
- a CDS encoding response regulator, which translates to MSVTLVGKILIVEDSPSELELMSYYLQDTGWKVIKAASGKEALEKVLSEQPDAIVTDVVMPEMSGFELCRLLKKNSTTQKLPIVICSSKNQEIDRLWAMKQGADVYLTKPYTREQLLTAIKSVVL; encoded by the coding sequence ATGAGTGTTACCTTAGTTGGCAAAATCTTGATTGTAGAAGATTCACCCAGTGAATTAGAACTAATGAGCTATTATCTCCAAGATACTGGTTGGAAAGTAATTAAGGCTGCTAGTGGAAAAGAGGCTTTAGAAAAAGTTTTATCAGAACAACCAGACGCAATTGTTACTGATGTAGTCATGCCGGAAATGAGCGGTTTTGAGTTATGTCGTTTACTGAAAAAAAATTCCACTACGCAAAAATTACCAATAGTTATTTGTAGTTCTAAAAATCAAGAAATTGACAGATTATGGGCAATGAAACAAGGTGCTGATGTCTATCTGACTAAGCCATACACAAGGGAACAGCTATTGACTGCTATTAAATCAGTGGTGCTTTAA
- a CDS encoding chemotaxis protein CheW codes for MNNSRIRVEEQLSANNLENGYLQFKLNQQTTAILSMNYTQEAVILPVESVTSMPNMLPCVLGLMNWRSRIIWAIDLPRMLNLEFLDGRLRQYNIIVIQVESLLLGLVVHEVKGITKFISDDIESPVGQVASSLVPYLSGCVVQEEEILLVLDAQSIIDSPIFRSE; via the coding sequence ATGAATAATTCTAGAATTAGAGTTGAAGAACAACTAAGTGCAAATAATTTGGAAAATGGCTATCTCCAGTTTAAATTAAATCAACAGACTACTGCTATTCTATCCATGAATTACACGCAAGAAGCTGTAATTTTACCAGTTGAGTCTGTAACTTCGATGCCAAATATGCTGCCTTGTGTATTAGGATTAATGAATTGGCGCAGTCGCATAATTTGGGCAATTGATCTACCAAGAATGTTGAATTTAGAATTTTTAGATGGTAGATTAAGACAATATAATATCATCGTGATTCAGGTGGAATCGCTGCTTTTAGGCTTGGTTGTTCACGAAGTCAAAGGGATAACTAAATTTATATCTGATGATATCGAGTCTCCTGTGGGACAAGTAGCATCTAGTTTAGTACCTTATTTAAGCGGATGTGTGGTTCAAGAAGAGGAAATATTGCTGGTTTTAGATGCACAGTCTATTATTGATTCTCCTATTTTTCGCAGTGAGTAG